A single genomic interval of Cucumis sativus cultivar 9930 chromosome 7, Cucumber_9930_V3, whole genome shotgun sequence harbors:
- the LOC101210248 gene encoding structural maintenance of chromosomes protein 5 isoform X2, producing the protein MAESEHRAKRLRITRGEDDYMPGSIIEIELHNFMTFNHLKCKPGSRLNLVIGPNGSGKSSIVCAIALGLGGEPQLLGRATSVGAYVKRGEESGYVRITLRGNTKEEKITITRKMDTHNKSEWLFNGKVVPKKDVAGIIQRFNIQVNNLTQFLPQDRVCEFAKLTPVQLLEETEKAVGDPQLPILHRALVDKSHGIKSIERAVEKNGDTLDQLKALNVEQEKDVEHVRQRDELLKKVESMKKKLPWLKYDMKKAEYLEVKEKEKEAKKKLDEAANTLNDLKKPIEKQKLEKAKLDAKTKKYSTRINDNHKKRVELQETENRLGVQVQGKLKEMEDLRKQEESRQQRIARAKEELESAEFELQNLPAYEHPKDEIERLRAQILELEVSASQKRLMKSEIEKNISQKRNTLRQCSDRLKDMENTNTKLLQALKNSGTEKIFEAYHWLQEHRHEFKKEVYGPVLLEVNVSNRTHADYLEGHIPSYVWKSFITQDSHDRDIMVKNLGSFGVPVLNYVGGERRTNQHFELSEEVRAFGIYSRLDQIFDAPAAVKEVLTMQFGLEHSYIGSKVTDQKADEVSKLGILDFWTPDNHYRWSRSRYGGHISGSVEPVDRSRLLLCNLDAGEIDGLRSRKSELEESVSALEENCKSCQNELRLIEDEEAKLRKHREDILNTVQHEKRKRREMENRIDQRKKKLESMEREDDLDTVVAKLVDQAANFNIQRFHCAIEIKNLLLEAVSYRQSLTKNHMSSIEIEAKIRELEVNLKQHEKVALQASVQFEYCKKEVEDYLQQLSAAKKYAESIAAITPELEKEFLEMPTTIEELEAAIQDNISQANSILFLNHNVLEEYEHRQRQINIIARKLEADKHELRKCMAEVDELKGNWLPTLRKLVSQINETFSRNFQEMAVAGEVLLDEHDMDFDQFGILIKVKFRQSGQLQVLSAHHQSGGERSVSTILYLVSLQDLTNCPFRVVDEINQGMDPINERKMFQQLVRAASQTNTPQCFLLTPKLLPELEYSEACTILNIMNGPWIEQPSRAWSNGDSWGTLMNYVGESRC; encoded by the exons ATGGCGGAATCCGAGCATCGCGCTAAGCGCCTTAGAATTACGAG GGGGGAAGATGATTATATGCCTGGAAGTATAATTGAGATTGAGCTTCATAACTTTATGACCTTTAACCACCTGAAATGTAAACCAGGATCACGTCTAAACCTTGTAATTGGGCCTAATGGATCTGGTAAAAGCTCTATTGTGTGTGCTATTGCCCTTGGCCTTGGTGGTGAGCCTCAG CTCCTTGGAAGGGCAACCAGTGTTGGAGCATACGTGAAGCGTGGGGAGGAGTCTGGTTATGTTAGAATAACCTTGAGAGGGAATACTAAAGAGGAAAAGATTACAATTACACGTAAAATGGACACGCACAACAAATCCGAGTGGCTGTTCAATG GAAAAGTTGTGCCGAAAAAAGATGTAGCTGGAATTATTCAAAGGTTTAATATTCAAGTTAATAATTTAACTCAA TTTTTACCACAGGACAGGGTTTGTGAATTTGCCAAATTAACTCCTGTGCAACTTTTAGAAGAGACGGAAAAGGCAGTTGGTGACCCTCAACTTCCTATCCTACATCGTGCACTTGTTGATAAAAGCCATGGCATAAAAAGTATTGAAAGA GCTGTTGAGAAAAATGGTGACACCCTAGATCAGTTGAAGGCATTAAATGTTGAGCAAGAGAAAGATGTTGAGCATGTTCGTCAAAGagatgaacttttaaaaaag GTTGAGTccatgaaaaagaaactgCCATGGTTAAAGTATGACATGAAAAAGGCCGAATACTTGGAAgttaaggaaaaagaaaaggaggcCAAAAAGAAGTTAGATGAAGCTGCTAACACTTTGAATGATCTAAAGAAGCCAATTGA gaaacaaaaattggaGAAGGCAAAGTTGGAtgctaaaactaaaaagtatagCACTCGTATTAACGATAATCACAAGAAAAGGGTGGAACTTCAGGAAACTGAAAATCGTTTG GGGGTGCAAGTGCaaggaaaattgaaagaaatggaagaccTGAGGAAACAAGAAGAATCTCGTCAACAGAGAATCGCACGAGCTAAAGAGGAACTTGAATCTGCTGAGTTTGAACTTCAGAATTTGCCTGCTTATGAACATCCCAAGGATGAGATT GAACGGTTGCGTGCTCAAATTTTGGAGTTGGAAGTTTCAGCAAGTCAGAAGAGACTTATGAAGTCAGAGATTGAGAAAAACATttcccaaaaaagaaatactttGAGGCAATGCTCGGATAG GTTAAAAGATATGGAGAATACTAATACAAAACTACTACAGGCATTGAAAAATTCTGGAACAGAGAAGATTTTTGAAGCTTATCACTGGCTTCAAGAACATCGCCATGAGTTCAAGAAGGAGGTGTATGGTCCAGTGTTGCTAGAG GTTAATGTGTCTAATCGGACTCATGCTGACTACTTAGAAGGCCATATTCCATCCTATGTCTGGAAG TCCTTCATAACCCAAGATTCTCATGATCGCGACATTATGGTAAAAAACTTGGGCTCTTTTGGCGTTCCTGTCTTAAACTATGTGGGAGGTGAAAGGCGCACAAATCAGCATTTTGAGTTGTCTGAGGAG GTTCGTGCATTTGGCATATATTCTCGGCTAGACCAAATTTTTGATGCTCCTGCAGCTGTAAAGGAGGTTTTGACCATGCAGTTTGGTTTGGAACATTCA tATATTGGTTCAAAGGTAACTGATCAAAAGGCAGACGAGGTCTCAAAATTGggaattttagatttttggaCTCCAGATAATCATTATCGATGGTCTCGCTCTAGATACGGTGGTCATATCTCCGGAAGTGTGGAACCAGTTGATCGCTCACGTCTTCTTTTGTGca ACTTGGATGCGGGAGAAATTGATGGGCTTCGCTCTAGGAAAAGTGAGCTAGAAGAATCTGTTTCTGCCttagaagaaaattgtaaatcATGTCAGAATGAGCTAAGATTGATAGAGGATGAAGAAGCTAAACTTCGCAAACATCGA GAAGACATTTTAAATACTGTGCAACATGAGAAGAGAAAACGACGTGAAATGGAAAATCGCATTG atcaaaggaaaaagaaattagaatcTATGGAGCGGGAAGATGACTTGGATACTGTTGTGGCCAAGCTTGTCGACCAAGCTGCAAATTTTAACATTCAGAGGTTTCATTGTGCAATTGAAATTAAG AATTTGCTTCTTGAAGCCGTTTCCTATAGACAGAGCTTGACTAAGAACCATATGTCTTCCATTGAAATTGAAGCAAAG ATCAGAGAATTGGAGGTTAATCTAAAGCAGCATGAAAAGGTTGCTCTGCAAGCGTCAGTGCAGTTTGAGTACT GCAAGAAGGAAGTTGAGGACTATCTACAGCAACTTTCAGCTGCCAAGAAGTATGCAGAATCTATTGCTGCAATCACACCTGAACTTGAGAAGGAATTTCTTGAG ATGCCTACTACAATTGAGGAATTGGAGGCTGCTATTCAAGATAATATCTCTCAAGCTAATTCCATTCTATTCTTAAACCATAACGTGCTTGAGGAATATGAACATCGTCAGCGTCAG ATAAACATCATTGCACGAAAACTAGAGGCTGATAAACATGAACTAAGGAAGTGTATGGCTGAAGTTGATGAGCTGAAG GGAAATTGGCTCCCAACATTAAGAAAACTTGTTTCTCAGATAAATGAAACTTTTAGTCGCAATTTTCAAGAGATGGCTGTTGCTGGAGAAGTGTTATTGG aTGAGCATGATATGGACTTTGATCAATTTGGAATACTTATTAAAGTGAAGTTCAG ACAATCAGGTCAGCTTCAGGTTCTCAGTGCACATCATCAATCTGGAGGG GAACGTTCGGTGTCAACAATTCTGTATCTTGTTTCCCTTCAAGACCTTACCAACTGCCCATTTAGAGTAGTTGACGAGATAAACCAAG GAATGGATCCCATAAATGAACGGAAGATGTTCCAGCAATTGGTGAGAGCTGCCAGCCAAACCAATACACCACA GTGTTTCCTACTGACTCCAAAGTTACTTCCAGAACTGGAATATAGCGAGGCCTGTACTATACTGAATATAATGAATGGTCCTTGGATCGAGCAGCCCTCGAGag CATGGAGCAATGGAGATAGCTGGGGAACGTTGATGAACTACGTAGGAGAAAGCCGATGTTGA
- the LOC101210248 gene encoding structural maintenance of chromosomes protein 5 isoform X1, with protein MAESEHRAKRLRITRGEDDYMPGSIIEIELHNFMTFNHLKCKPGSRLNLVIGPNGSGKSSIVCAIALGLGGEPQLLGRATSVGAYVKRGEESGYVRITLRGNTKEEKITITRKMDTHNKSEWLFNGKVVPKKDVAGIIQRFNIQVNNLTQFLPQDRVCEFAKLTPVQLLEETEKAVGDPQLPILHRALVDKSHGIKSIERAVEKNGDTLDQLKALNVEQEKDVEHVRQRDELLKKVESMKKKLPWLKYDMKKAEYLEVKEKEKEAKKKLDEAANTLNDLKKPIEFFVWQVLHGRLNTLDQLTRKQKLEKAKLDAKTKKYSTRINDNHKKRVELQETENRLGVQVQGKLKEMEDLRKQEESRQQRIARAKEELESAEFELQNLPAYEHPKDEIERLRAQILELEVSASQKRLMKSEIEKNISQKRNTLRQCSDRLKDMENTNTKLLQALKNSGTEKIFEAYHWLQEHRHEFKKEVYGPVLLEVNVSNRTHADYLEGHIPSYVWKSFITQDSHDRDIMVKNLGSFGVPVLNYVGGERRTNQHFELSEEVRAFGIYSRLDQIFDAPAAVKEVLTMQFGLEHSYIGSKVTDQKADEVSKLGILDFWTPDNHYRWSRSRYGGHISGSVEPVDRSRLLLCNLDAGEIDGLRSRKSELEESVSALEENCKSCQNELRLIEDEEAKLRKHREDILNTVQHEKRKRREMENRIDQRKKKLESMEREDDLDTVVAKLVDQAANFNIQRFHCAIEIKNLLLEAVSYRQSLTKNHMSSIEIEAKIRELEVNLKQHEKVALQASVQFEYCKKEVEDYLQQLSAAKKYAESIAAITPELEKEFLEMPTTIEELEAAIQDNISQANSILFLNHNVLEEYEHRQRQINIIARKLEADKHELRKCMAEVDELKGNWLPTLRKLVSQINETFSRNFQEMAVAGEVLLDEHDMDFDQFGILIKVKFRQSGQLQVLSAHHQSGGERSVSTILYLVSLQDLTNCPFRVVDEINQGMDPINERKMFQQLVRAASQTNTPQCFLLTPKLLPELEYSEACTILNIMNGPWIEQPSRAWSNGDSWGTLMNYVGESRC; from the exons ATGGCGGAATCCGAGCATCGCGCTAAGCGCCTTAGAATTACGAG GGGGGAAGATGATTATATGCCTGGAAGTATAATTGAGATTGAGCTTCATAACTTTATGACCTTTAACCACCTGAAATGTAAACCAGGATCACGTCTAAACCTTGTAATTGGGCCTAATGGATCTGGTAAAAGCTCTATTGTGTGTGCTATTGCCCTTGGCCTTGGTGGTGAGCCTCAG CTCCTTGGAAGGGCAACCAGTGTTGGAGCATACGTGAAGCGTGGGGAGGAGTCTGGTTATGTTAGAATAACCTTGAGAGGGAATACTAAAGAGGAAAAGATTACAATTACACGTAAAATGGACACGCACAACAAATCCGAGTGGCTGTTCAATG GAAAAGTTGTGCCGAAAAAAGATGTAGCTGGAATTATTCAAAGGTTTAATATTCAAGTTAATAATTTAACTCAA TTTTTACCACAGGACAGGGTTTGTGAATTTGCCAAATTAACTCCTGTGCAACTTTTAGAAGAGACGGAAAAGGCAGTTGGTGACCCTCAACTTCCTATCCTACATCGTGCACTTGTTGATAAAAGCCATGGCATAAAAAGTATTGAAAGA GCTGTTGAGAAAAATGGTGACACCCTAGATCAGTTGAAGGCATTAAATGTTGAGCAAGAGAAAGATGTTGAGCATGTTCGTCAAAGagatgaacttttaaaaaag GTTGAGTccatgaaaaagaaactgCCATGGTTAAAGTATGACATGAAAAAGGCCGAATACTTGGAAgttaaggaaaaagaaaaggaggcCAAAAAGAAGTTAGATGAAGCTGCTAACACTTTGAATGATCTAAAGAAGCCAATTGA GTTCTTTGTTTGGCAAGTCTTACATGGCCGTCTGAACACCTTGGATCAGCTTACAAG gaaacaaaaattggaGAAGGCAAAGTTGGAtgctaaaactaaaaagtatagCACTCGTATTAACGATAATCACAAGAAAAGGGTGGAACTTCAGGAAACTGAAAATCGTTTG GGGGTGCAAGTGCaaggaaaattgaaagaaatggaagaccTGAGGAAACAAGAAGAATCTCGTCAACAGAGAATCGCACGAGCTAAAGAGGAACTTGAATCTGCTGAGTTTGAACTTCAGAATTTGCCTGCTTATGAACATCCCAAGGATGAGATT GAACGGTTGCGTGCTCAAATTTTGGAGTTGGAAGTTTCAGCAAGTCAGAAGAGACTTATGAAGTCAGAGATTGAGAAAAACATttcccaaaaaagaaatactttGAGGCAATGCTCGGATAG GTTAAAAGATATGGAGAATACTAATACAAAACTACTACAGGCATTGAAAAATTCTGGAACAGAGAAGATTTTTGAAGCTTATCACTGGCTTCAAGAACATCGCCATGAGTTCAAGAAGGAGGTGTATGGTCCAGTGTTGCTAGAG GTTAATGTGTCTAATCGGACTCATGCTGACTACTTAGAAGGCCATATTCCATCCTATGTCTGGAAG TCCTTCATAACCCAAGATTCTCATGATCGCGACATTATGGTAAAAAACTTGGGCTCTTTTGGCGTTCCTGTCTTAAACTATGTGGGAGGTGAAAGGCGCACAAATCAGCATTTTGAGTTGTCTGAGGAG GTTCGTGCATTTGGCATATATTCTCGGCTAGACCAAATTTTTGATGCTCCTGCAGCTGTAAAGGAGGTTTTGACCATGCAGTTTGGTTTGGAACATTCA tATATTGGTTCAAAGGTAACTGATCAAAAGGCAGACGAGGTCTCAAAATTGggaattttagatttttggaCTCCAGATAATCATTATCGATGGTCTCGCTCTAGATACGGTGGTCATATCTCCGGAAGTGTGGAACCAGTTGATCGCTCACGTCTTCTTTTGTGca ACTTGGATGCGGGAGAAATTGATGGGCTTCGCTCTAGGAAAAGTGAGCTAGAAGAATCTGTTTCTGCCttagaagaaaattgtaaatcATGTCAGAATGAGCTAAGATTGATAGAGGATGAAGAAGCTAAACTTCGCAAACATCGA GAAGACATTTTAAATACTGTGCAACATGAGAAGAGAAAACGACGTGAAATGGAAAATCGCATTG atcaaaggaaaaagaaattagaatcTATGGAGCGGGAAGATGACTTGGATACTGTTGTGGCCAAGCTTGTCGACCAAGCTGCAAATTTTAACATTCAGAGGTTTCATTGTGCAATTGAAATTAAG AATTTGCTTCTTGAAGCCGTTTCCTATAGACAGAGCTTGACTAAGAACCATATGTCTTCCATTGAAATTGAAGCAAAG ATCAGAGAATTGGAGGTTAATCTAAAGCAGCATGAAAAGGTTGCTCTGCAAGCGTCAGTGCAGTTTGAGTACT GCAAGAAGGAAGTTGAGGACTATCTACAGCAACTTTCAGCTGCCAAGAAGTATGCAGAATCTATTGCTGCAATCACACCTGAACTTGAGAAGGAATTTCTTGAG ATGCCTACTACAATTGAGGAATTGGAGGCTGCTATTCAAGATAATATCTCTCAAGCTAATTCCATTCTATTCTTAAACCATAACGTGCTTGAGGAATATGAACATCGTCAGCGTCAG ATAAACATCATTGCACGAAAACTAGAGGCTGATAAACATGAACTAAGGAAGTGTATGGCTGAAGTTGATGAGCTGAAG GGAAATTGGCTCCCAACATTAAGAAAACTTGTTTCTCAGATAAATGAAACTTTTAGTCGCAATTTTCAAGAGATGGCTGTTGCTGGAGAAGTGTTATTGG aTGAGCATGATATGGACTTTGATCAATTTGGAATACTTATTAAAGTGAAGTTCAG ACAATCAGGTCAGCTTCAGGTTCTCAGTGCACATCATCAATCTGGAGGG GAACGTTCGGTGTCAACAATTCTGTATCTTGTTTCCCTTCAAGACCTTACCAACTGCCCATTTAGAGTAGTTGACGAGATAAACCAAG GAATGGATCCCATAAATGAACGGAAGATGTTCCAGCAATTGGTGAGAGCTGCCAGCCAAACCAATACACCACA GTGTTTCCTACTGACTCCAAAGTTACTTCCAGAACTGGAATATAGCGAGGCCTGTACTATACTGAATATAATGAATGGTCCTTGGATCGAGCAGCCCTCGAGag CATGGAGCAATGGAGATAGCTGGGGAACGTTGATGAACTACGTAGGAGAAAGCCGATGTTGA